A single window of Crassostrea angulata isolate pt1a10 chromosome 8, ASM2561291v2, whole genome shotgun sequence DNA harbors:
- the LOC128158610 gene encoding LOW QUALITY PROTEIN: adenosine receptor A3-like (The sequence of the model RefSeq protein was modified relative to this genomic sequence to represent the inferred CDS: deleted 1 base in 1 codon), whose amino-acid sequence MILNSTAHALQESVIQSRVLKFFPLLFVWGSLGVIAIVANVIFLLLSKFTTGGKSPVLVFMRSICLADVMIGLYAILKAIVFYSLEHTNVNCFLPDSIFITATTASIGSLVWLHLDCCLRFTHPLRYILHMKKDNVVTGVVIMWNASFVLGFLPLMGWNNVDALCSYSDFYTLEYVVFISVLWCIGLFSNVFMESILKYYIQKVKHNQHLLTVNSREFQRFQNLIQTNRIELVGWFTCIALLGVCIVLGVLVFNRLTDFDRIEVYVLCMMPIFLLRPCILSVVRSYKTTQIHTATQRLKRQVTRIVRKHQPASKVNSTTETIRSSVDSNKSTDANNSLKASFRRNGPSEDINPYQKTVFIHRVRIPRVQALVHPGYITRQWNAAQRWTIPCSIWQTSVCVVQHFRFRYFVKTVFRKLKLALIYRM is encoded by the exons ATGATACTAAACTCGACAGCGCATGCGTTACAGGAATCAGTCATTCAGTCCAGGGTGTTGAAGTTCTTCCCGCTTTTATTCGTATGGGGGTCATTAGGAGTTATTGCAATTGTTGCGAACGTGATATTTTTGTTGCTGTCCAAATTCACGACGGGAGGGAAAAGCCCGGTGCTGGTCTTCATGAGGAGCATCTGTCTCGCTGACGTCATGATCGGCTTATACGCAATATTAAAGGCAATTGTATTTTACTCCCTCGAACACACGAACGTGAACTGTTTTCTGCCGGACAGTATCTTCATCACGGCGACCACCGCGTCCATCGGTTCGCTAGTGTGGCTACACCTCGATTGCTGCCTGCGGTTCACGCATCCACTTCGATACATTCTCCACATGAAGAAGGATAACGTGGTCACAGGGGTGGTGATTATGTGGAACGCGTCCTTCGTGCTAGGCTTCCTTCCACTCATGGGGTGGAACAACGTGGACGCTCTGTGTTCATACAGCGACTTCTACACCTTGGAGTATGTGGTGTTCATATCTGTGTTGTGGTGCATCGGATTGTTTTCAAACGTGTTCATGGAATCCATTCTTAAATACTACATACAAAAAGTGAAACACAATCAGCATTTACTGACCGTCAACAGCCGGGAATTTCAGCGCTTTCAGAACCTCATTCAGACCAACAGAATTGAACTTGTGGGCTGGTTCACGTGTATCGCACTGCTAGGGGTATGTATTGTCCTTGGTGTCCTAGTGTTCAATAGACTAACAGATTTCGATAGAATTGAGGTATATGTGTTATGCATGATGCCAATATTTCTACTCCGGCCGTGCATCCTGTCGGTCGTGAGAAGCTACAAGACGACTCAGATTCACACTGCTACTCAGAGATTAAAACGACAGGTGACGAGGATCGTTCGCAAACATCAACCAGCTTCAAAGGTCAATTCCACGACTGAGACAATTCGGTCTAGTGTGGACAGCAATAAATCAACGGATGCAAATAACAGTTTGAAAGCAAGCTTCCGGAGAAATGGTCCAAGTGAGGACATAAAT CCATATCAAAAGACTGTGTTCATTCACAGAGTTCGGATTCCCAGGGTTCAGGCGCTTGTACATCCGGGTTACATAACAAGACAATGGAATGCAGCACAGCGGTGGACAATCCCGTGTTCAATATGGCAGACGAGTGTATGTGTAGTTCaacacttccggttccggtattTTGTGAAAACGGTCTTCCGCAAACTGAAACTAGCGTTGATATATCGGATGTGA
- the LOC128158608 gene encoding uncharacterized protein LOC128158608 isoform X2 — MFAVHRFVSLSVIIFIKGIGSVTEAHGSIYSGVDVCSDSGHTTLNDKWREIGNGGSGNCDQGLPEGWYKFQINGKPAKIPTLCIKNKACGTVVPLRVDLHEQQVPAVNHSLRVSVCGSYTILGKWDCCVLRRPGILHNCGDFFVYHLSPPDRCDVGYCVVGGDNPMALHAFTAKTGEPSDDPPHPTYRVPVSPTYTTQGRKKCTASERHCPNGCVPLSQSCPMTLDFNPLPKRIVHTFDTIRQPHFFTKKVRTTLLTTTTDTDNEKTTSDQNKMSVSTTPPSTTPLSTIEGRGIIETTSDQNDVSMSTREQPTTSRTDPRGTYTTVISSITSGSGPRKHLTSPDIRVTVVTVGENNVTQTSTNPPVAPKNATHQNYTEVLIDQSETTKVAARDHDNQNEQPAADESYCGVVLAFEFEASYLQDTNFTNFRKKLQVVFASLLNIYYVEDHGVYLKGLFSWQMRYQREASKSYTFSHVHFGRGVHNESLYYITVFAEDIFNRDRVLVTLLQNATVTAYIQDEIRDFHATFLNLTTQSLDVSPGDHPSLPALLDNLALCVSLVVLFSIIFICALFAVLKTKSKNRCMKLRRKSGQYYVKWEKALKRDVCKGIVYIENPTKDTCIVKGDNSVNQTLIGPRERGCPEEEDNLVNQQRGNQFPGLPSRTFPFPECNDLVFIPGVQTKL; from the exons ATGTTCGCCGTCCATCGCTTTGTGAGCCTCTCTGTGATAATATTTATTAAGG gcATTGGCAGTGTTACGGAAGCCCATGGTTCTATTTATAGCG GTGTAGATGTTTGTAGCGACTCTGGACACACAACGTTAAACGACAAATGGCGGGAAATCGGTAATGGCGGATCCGGAAACTGTGACCAAGGACTTCCGGAAGGATGGTACAAGTTCCAGATCAATGGGAAACCGGCCAAGATACCTACACTGTGCATTAAG AACAAGGCCTGCGGGACGGTGGTGCCGCTGAGGGTGGACCTACACGAGCAGCAGGTGCCCGCCGTGAACCACTCGCTCCGTGTGTCTGTCTGTGGCTCCTATACGATCCTCGGCAAGTGGGACTGCTGTGTACTCAGGCGGCCCGGGATCCTCCACAACTGTGGTGACTTCTTTGTGTACCACCTGAGTCCCCCCGACAGGTGCGATGTGGGATACTGTGTAGTCG GAGGAGATAATCCAATGGCGCTTCACGCCTTCACAGCCAAAACAGGGGAGCCTTCTGATGACCCACCCCACCCTACCTACCGGGTACCTGTCAGTCCCACGTATACCACGCAAG gaagaaaaaaatgtacggCCAGTGAGCGACATTGTCCTAACGGTTGCGTCCCATTATCCCAGAGCTGTCCAATGACATTAGACT TCAACCCGTTGCCAAAGAGAATAGTGCATACATTTGACACAATAAGACAGCCCCACTTTTTCACGAAGAAAGTCAGAACGACTCTCTTAACTACTACAACTGATACTGATAACGAGAAAACCACTAGTGACCAAAACAAAATGTCGGTGTCCACCACCCCACCATCCACCACCCCACTATCCACCATCGAGGGCAGGGGGATCATAGAGACCACTTCTGACCAGAACGATGTATCCATGTCCACTAGAGAGCAGCCTACCACCAGCCGAACCGACCCTAGGGGGACATACACTACAGTGATTTCCTccatcacttccggttccggtccCAGGAAACATCTCACCAGCCCGGATATCCGAGTCACTGTCGTTACTGTGGGTGAAAACAACGTCACACAAACGTCAACCAACCCGCCTGTAGCCCCTAAAAACGCGACCCACCAAAACTACACGGAGGTCCTGATTGACCAATCAGAGACCACTAAAGTGGCGGCCAGGGACCATGACAACCAGAATGAACAGCCCGCGGCAGATGAGTCGTATTGTGGGGTAGTCTTGGCATTTGAATTCGAGGCTTCCTATTTGCAA GATACAAACTTCACAAACTTCCGGAAGAAACTACAAGTCGTGTTCGCCTCTCTACTCAACATCTACTACGTGGAGGATCACGGGGTATATCTGAAGGGACTATTTTCTTGGCAGATGAGGTATCAAAGGGAAGCGTCCAAATCCTACACCTTCTCGCACGTGCACTTTGGTCGCGGAGTTCACAACGAATCTCTGTATTACATCACAGTGTTTGCGGAAGACATTTTCAATAGAG ATAGAGTACTTGTGACCCTTCTTCAAAACGCAACAGTGACGGCGTATATTCAGGACGAG ATCAGAGATTTTCACGCTACGTTCCTTAACCTGACCACCCAGAGCCTCGATGTGAGCCCCGGGGATCACCCGAGCCTCCCGGCACTGCTGGACAACCTCGCGCTGTGCGTTTCCCTCGTGGTTCTTTTCTCCATCATCTTCATATGTGCACTTTTCGCGGTGTTGAAAACGAAGAGCAAGAACCGGTGTATGAAGCTCCGCAGGAAGTCTGGCCAGTATTATGTCAAG tgGGAAAAGGCATTAAAACGTGATGTATGTAAAGGGATCGTGTATATAGAAAATCCAACCAAAGACACGTGTATTGTAAAGGGGGACAACTCTGTGAACCAGACTCTGATTGGTCCACGGGAACGAGGCTGTCCGGAAGAAGAGGACAACCTTGTGAATCAGCAGCGCGGTAATCAGTTTCCGGGACTTCCGTCACGGACGTTTCCGTTTCCAGAGTGCAATGATCTTGTATTCATTCCAGGCGTGCAAACAAAGTTATAG
- the LOC128158608 gene encoding uncharacterized protein LOC128158608 isoform X1 — MFAVHRFVSLSVIIFIKGIGSVTEAHGSIYSGVDVCSDSGHTTLNDKWREIGNGGSGNCDQGLPEGWYKFQINGKPAKIPTLCIKNKACGTVVPLRVDLHEQQVPAVNHSLRVSVCGSYTILGKWDCCVLRRPGILHNCGDFFVYHLSPPDRCDVGYCVVGGDNPMALHAFTAKTGEPSDDPPHPTYRVPVSPTYTTQGRKKCTASERHCPNGCVPLSQSCPMTLDFNPLPKRIVHTFDTIRQPHFFTKKVRTTLLTTTTDTDNEKTTSDQNKMSVSTTPPSTTPLSTIEGRGIIETTSDQNDVSMSTREQPTTSRTDPRGTYTTVISSITSGSGPRKHLTSPDIRVTVVTVGENNVTQTSTNPPVAPKNATHQNYTEVLIDQSETTKVAARDHDNQNEQPAADESYCGVVLAFEFEASYLQDTNFTNFRKKLQVVFASLLNIYYVEDHGVYLKGLFSWQMRYQREASKSYTFSHVHFGRGVHNESLYYITVFAEDIFNRVLYLPDRVLVTLLQNATVTAYIQDEIRDFHATFLNLTTQSLDVSPGDHPSLPALLDNLALCVSLVVLFSIIFICALFAVLKTKSKNRCMKLRRKSGQYYVKWEKALKRDVCKGIVYIENPTKDTCIVKGDNSVNQTLIGPRERGCPEEEDNLVNQQRGNQFPGLPSRTFPFPECNDLVFIPGVQTKL, encoded by the exons ATGTTCGCCGTCCATCGCTTTGTGAGCCTCTCTGTGATAATATTTATTAAGG gcATTGGCAGTGTTACGGAAGCCCATGGTTCTATTTATAGCG GTGTAGATGTTTGTAGCGACTCTGGACACACAACGTTAAACGACAAATGGCGGGAAATCGGTAATGGCGGATCCGGAAACTGTGACCAAGGACTTCCGGAAGGATGGTACAAGTTCCAGATCAATGGGAAACCGGCCAAGATACCTACACTGTGCATTAAG AACAAGGCCTGCGGGACGGTGGTGCCGCTGAGGGTGGACCTACACGAGCAGCAGGTGCCCGCCGTGAACCACTCGCTCCGTGTGTCTGTCTGTGGCTCCTATACGATCCTCGGCAAGTGGGACTGCTGTGTACTCAGGCGGCCCGGGATCCTCCACAACTGTGGTGACTTCTTTGTGTACCACCTGAGTCCCCCCGACAGGTGCGATGTGGGATACTGTGTAGTCG GAGGAGATAATCCAATGGCGCTTCACGCCTTCACAGCCAAAACAGGGGAGCCTTCTGATGACCCACCCCACCCTACCTACCGGGTACCTGTCAGTCCCACGTATACCACGCAAG gaagaaaaaaatgtacggCCAGTGAGCGACATTGTCCTAACGGTTGCGTCCCATTATCCCAGAGCTGTCCAATGACATTAGACT TCAACCCGTTGCCAAAGAGAATAGTGCATACATTTGACACAATAAGACAGCCCCACTTTTTCACGAAGAAAGTCAGAACGACTCTCTTAACTACTACAACTGATACTGATAACGAGAAAACCACTAGTGACCAAAACAAAATGTCGGTGTCCACCACCCCACCATCCACCACCCCACTATCCACCATCGAGGGCAGGGGGATCATAGAGACCACTTCTGACCAGAACGATGTATCCATGTCCACTAGAGAGCAGCCTACCACCAGCCGAACCGACCCTAGGGGGACATACACTACAGTGATTTCCTccatcacttccggttccggtccCAGGAAACATCTCACCAGCCCGGATATCCGAGTCACTGTCGTTACTGTGGGTGAAAACAACGTCACACAAACGTCAACCAACCCGCCTGTAGCCCCTAAAAACGCGACCCACCAAAACTACACGGAGGTCCTGATTGACCAATCAGAGACCACTAAAGTGGCGGCCAGGGACCATGACAACCAGAATGAACAGCCCGCGGCAGATGAGTCGTATTGTGGGGTAGTCTTGGCATTTGAATTCGAGGCTTCCTATTTGCAA GATACAAACTTCACAAACTTCCGGAAGAAACTACAAGTCGTGTTCGCCTCTCTACTCAACATCTACTACGTGGAGGATCACGGGGTATATCTGAAGGGACTATTTTCTTGGCAGATGAGGTATCAAAGGGAAGCGTCCAAATCCTACACCTTCTCGCACGTGCACTTTGGTCGCGGAGTTCACAACGAATCTCTGTATTACATCACAGTGTTTGCGGAAGACATTTTCAATAGAG TTCTGTACTTACCAGATAGAGTACTTGTGACCCTTCTTCAAAACGCAACAGTGACGGCGTATATTCAGGACGAG ATCAGAGATTTTCACGCTACGTTCCTTAACCTGACCACCCAGAGCCTCGATGTGAGCCCCGGGGATCACCCGAGCCTCCCGGCACTGCTGGACAACCTCGCGCTGTGCGTTTCCCTCGTGGTTCTTTTCTCCATCATCTTCATATGTGCACTTTTCGCGGTGTTGAAAACGAAGAGCAAGAACCGGTGTATGAAGCTCCGCAGGAAGTCTGGCCAGTATTATGTCAAG tgGGAAAAGGCATTAAAACGTGATGTATGTAAAGGGATCGTGTATATAGAAAATCCAACCAAAGACACGTGTATTGTAAAGGGGGACAACTCTGTGAACCAGACTCTGATTGGTCCACGGGAACGAGGCTGTCCGGAAGAAGAGGACAACCTTGTGAATCAGCAGCGCGGTAATCAGTTTCCGGGACTTCCGTCACGGACGTTTCCGTTTCCAGAGTGCAATGATCTTGTATTCATTCCAGGCGTGCAAACAAAGTTATAG